In Micromonospora purpureochromogenes, a single window of DNA contains:
- a CDS encoding NADP-dependent oxidoreductase, which produces MIGLGVRAANGALEILDLPDPRQPDAGELVLEVVAAGIGPWDALLHTGGWDVGLVPPAALGVEAVGRVTATGPDETEFRTGDLVLVHEAPLPGGSGTWAKRVLVRSAHVARLPENLAPEIAAALPVAGLTAQQALDELQVDATTRLLVVGASGPTASLAVQLAHLRGADIVAGAGPAHADRLRALGASEVIDSHADGWAQKSDRRFDAVLIAAKGTAEDAVGLLTDGGRLTSITSDAPDPIRGITTSDLYVQPDGRALGELAALAASGELRIDVQTTPIKNGAAIADQVARGRSGGVKYVLEF; this is translated from the coding sequence ATGATCGGACTCGGTGTTCGAGCCGCCAACGGCGCTCTGGAGATCCTCGATCTTCCGGACCCCCGCCAGCCTGACGCGGGCGAGCTCGTCCTGGAGGTCGTCGCGGCAGGGATCGGGCCGTGGGACGCCCTGCTTCACACCGGCGGATGGGACGTCGGCCTCGTTCCGCCCGCAGCTCTGGGCGTCGAAGCCGTCGGCCGCGTCACCGCGACCGGCCCGGACGAGACCGAATTCCGCACGGGAGACCTCGTGCTGGTCCACGAGGCGCCCCTGCCCGGCGGCAGCGGCACCTGGGCAAAGCGCGTCCTGGTCCGTTCCGCGCACGTCGCACGACTGCCCGAGAACCTGGCTCCGGAGATCGCGGCGGCACTCCCGGTCGCCGGGCTCACCGCCCAGCAGGCCCTCGACGAGCTCCAGGTCGACGCCACCACCCGCCTGCTCGTCGTCGGAGCGTCCGGCCCCACCGCGTCACTGGCCGTGCAACTCGCCCACCTCCGGGGCGCCGACATCGTCGCCGGTGCCGGGCCGGCCCACGCCGATCGGCTCCGCGCCCTCGGTGCCAGCGAGGTCATCGACAGCCACGCTGACGGTTGGGCGCAGAAGAGCGATCGCCGATTCGACGCCGTTCTCATCGCCGCGAAAGGCACCGCCGAGGACGCGGTCGGACTGCTCACCGACGGAGGCCGCCTCACCTCCATCACCTCGGACGCACCCGACCCGATTCGCGGAATCACCACCTCGGACCTCTACGTGCAGCCCGACGGACGTGCACTCGGCGAACTCGCGGCACTCGCCGCCTCCGGCGAACTGAGAATTGACGTCCAAACGACACCAATCAAGAACGGCGCCGCGATCGCGGACCAGGTCGCGCGGGGCCGCTCTGGTGGGGTCAAGTACGTCCTCGAGTTCTGA
- a CDS encoding MmcQ/YjbR family DNA-binding protein — translation MDGQELQKVANEYATELPDVTFEHRVGPNWELYKVGGKLFMLMTDMPGHPVVILKADPDEAVGLREQYAEITTGYHMDKKHWITAAGGPSLDENLVKELVTDSYRLVVDKLPKSRRPVDPSTNPAA, via the coding sequence ATGGACGGACAGGAACTCCAGAAGGTCGCGAACGAGTACGCGACAGAGCTGCCGGACGTGACGTTCGAGCACCGTGTCGGCCCGAATTGGGAGCTGTACAAGGTGGGCGGCAAGCTCTTCATGCTCATGACCGACATGCCGGGACACCCCGTCGTGATCCTGAAGGCCGATCCGGACGAGGCCGTTGGGCTGCGCGAGCAGTACGCAGAGATCACGACCGGCTACCACATGGACAAGAAGCACTGGATCACGGCAGCAGGTGGGCCCAGCCTCGACGAGAACCTGGTGAAGGAACTCGTCACCGACTCCTACCGGCTCGTGGTCGACAAACTCCCGAAGTCCAGGCGGCCCGTGGATCCGAGCACGAACCCGGCCGCCTGA
- a CDS encoding nitroreductase family protein: MDMAFNIRATGHTTTVLLALGYPDEAKQYKTPVSRFEPERRFTFA; the protein is encoded by the coding sequence GTGGACATGGCCTTCAACATCCGCGCGACCGGACACACCACCACCGTGCTGCTCGCGCTCGGCTACCCCGACGAGGCGAAGCAGTACAAGACCCCGGTGTCGCGGTTCGAGCCCGAGCGTCGCTTCACCTTCGCCTGA